In one window of Flavobacterium ginsengisoli DNA:
- a CDS encoding tail fiber assembly protein produces the protein MYKATYNKNGEYTGFYVEGIHENIPEPNIELTEEEWQQALSKNYKVIAGKHCHSPFVQNKEELLANLRTTRNALLMDSDWTQVKDSPLSEEKKMAWKNYRQKLRDLTDLEDPTIVVWPTLPL, from the coding sequence ATGTATAAAGCAACATATAACAAAAACGGAGAATACACAGGTTTTTATGTCGAAGGAATTCATGAAAATATTCCAGAACCAAATATTGAATTAACTGAAGAAGAATGGCAACAAGCATTGTCAAAAAATTATAAAGTAATTGCAGGCAAACATTGCCATTCTCCTTTTGTTCAAAATAAAGAAGAGCTTTTAGCAAACTTAAGAACCACTAGAAATGCACTTTTAATGGATAGTGATTGGACTCAAGTAAAAGATTCACCGCTTTCTGAAGAGAAAAAAATGGCATGGAAAAATTATAGACAAAAACTAAGAGATTTAACTGATTTAGAAGATCCAACTATTGTTGTTTGGCCAACACTTCCTTTATAA